A window of the Pseudomonas fluorescens genome harbors these coding sequences:
- the ccoG gene encoding cytochrome c oxidase accessory protein CcoG: protein MSNQIPVHDVTPPNKNANNSVDLYASREKIYTRAFTGLFRNLRMMGGAALFLLYFGTVWLNWGGHQAVWWNLPERKFFIFGATFWPQDFILLSGLLIIAAFGLFFITVYAGRVWCGYTCPQSVWTWIFMWCEKVTEGDRNQRIKLDKAPMSANKFLRKFAKHAMWLLIGFVTGMTFVGYFSPIRELVFDFFTGQADGWSYFWVGFFTLATYGNAGWLREQVCIYMCPYARFQSVMFDKDTLIVSYDPRRGESRGPRKKGVDYKAQGLGDCIDCTMCVQVCPTGIDIRDGLQIECIGCAACIDACDSIMDKMDYPRGLISYTTEHNLSGQKTHKLRPRLIGYAVVLLAMISLLVTAFFMRSLVGFDVSKDRVLYRENAEGRIENVYSLKIMNKDQRDHTYVLEAAGLPDLRLQGKREIKVPAGEIFSMPVELSSAPEQLPSSTNEVKFILKDADDDSVHVEAKSRFIGPQNR from the coding sequence ATGAGCAACCAGATTCCGGTACACGACGTCACGCCCCCCAACAAGAACGCGAACAACAGCGTCGACCTTTACGCCTCTCGAGAAAAAATCTACACCCGTGCTTTCACCGGCCTGTTCCGCAATCTGCGGATGATGGGCGGTGCTGCCTTGTTCCTGCTGTATTTCGGTACGGTGTGGCTGAACTGGGGCGGCCATCAGGCCGTGTGGTGGAACCTGCCGGAACGCAAGTTCTTCATTTTCGGCGCGACCTTCTGGCCGCAGGATTTCATTCTGCTTTCCGGGCTGCTGATCATTGCGGCGTTCGGTCTGTTCTTCATCACTGTCTATGCCGGCCGGGTCTGGTGTGGTTACACCTGTCCGCAAAGTGTGTGGACGTGGATTTTCATGTGGTGCGAGAAGGTCACCGAAGGTGACCGCAACCAGCGTATCAAGCTCGACAAGGCGCCGATGAGCGCCAACAAGTTCCTGCGCAAGTTCGCCAAGCACGCCATGTGGCTGTTGATCGGCTTCGTCACCGGCATGACCTTCGTCGGCTATTTCTCGCCGATTCGTGAACTGGTGTTCGACTTCTTCACAGGCCAGGCCGATGGCTGGTCGTATTTCTGGGTCGGCTTCTTCACCCTCGCCACCTACGGCAACGCCGGCTGGTTGCGTGAGCAGGTGTGCATCTACATGTGCCCGTATGCGCGCTTCCAGAGCGTGATGTTCGACAAGGACACACTGATCGTTTCCTATGACCCGCGTCGCGGCGAAAGCCGTGGCCCGCGCAAGAAAGGCGTCGACTACAAGGCCCAGGGCCTGGGTGACTGCATCGATTGCACCATGTGCGTCCAGGTCTGCCCGACCGGCATCGACATCCGCGACGGCCTGCAGATCGAGTGCATCGGTTGCGCCGCATGCATCGACGCCTGCGACAGCATCATGGACAAGATGGATTACCCGCGCGGGTTGATCAGCTACACCACCGAACACAACTTGTCCGGGCAGAAAACCCATAAACTGCGTCCGCGCCTGATCGGTTATGCCGTGGTGCTGCTGGCAATGATCAGCCTGTTGGTGACCGCCTTCTTCATGCGTTCGCTGGTGGGTTTCGACGTCAGCAAGGACCGCGTGCTGTACCGCGAAAACGCCGAAGGCCGGATCGAAAACGTCTACAGCCTGAAGATCATGAACAAGGATCAGCGCGACCACACCTATGTGCTGGAAGCCGCCGGTTTGCCGGATCTGCGTCTGCAAGGCAAACGCGAGATCAAGGTGCCGGCCGGGGAAATCTTCAGCATGCCGGTCGAGTTGTCGAGTGCGCCTGAACAATTGCCATCGAGCACCAACGAGGTGAAATTCATCCTCAAGGATGCCGATGACGACAGCGTCCACGTAGAAGCCAAGAGCCGTTTCATCGGCCCACAAAATCGTTGA
- the ccoP gene encoding cytochrome-c oxidase, cbb3-type subunit III, giving the protein MTTFWSTWICVLTIGSLIGLTWLLVGTRRGETKGSVDQTMGHSFDGIEEYDNPLPQWWFMLFAGTLVFSVGYLILYPGLGNWKGILPGYEDGWTGVHEWEKEMSKADAKFGPIFAKFAAMPVEEVAKDPQALKMGGRLFASNCSVCHGSDAKGAFGFPNLADKDWRWGGSAETIKTTIMGGRMAAMPAWGEVLGEAGVKNVAAYVRHELAGLPLPADNKADLQAGQQAFSTTCTACHGANGQGTEAMGAPNLTHPAGFIYGTSLTQLEQTIRHGRQGHMPAQSELLGNDKVQLLAAYVYSLSNGLNTEKLITEDNKK; this is encoded by the coding sequence ATGACCACCTTCTGGAGTACGTGGATCTGCGTACTGACCATCGGCAGCCTGATCGGCCTGACCTGGCTGCTGGTCGGCACCCGTCGGGGCGAGACCAAGGGCAGCGTCGACCAGACCATGGGCCACAGCTTCGACGGCATCGAGGAGTACGACAACCCGCTGCCGCAGTGGTGGTTCATGCTGTTCGCCGGCACGCTGGTGTTTTCCGTGGGCTATCTGATCCTTTATCCGGGCCTCGGTAACTGGAAAGGCATCCTGCCCGGCTACGAGGACGGCTGGACCGGCGTTCACGAGTGGGAAAAGGAAATGAGCAAGGCCGACGCCAAGTTCGGGCCGATCTTCGCCAAATTCGCCGCCATGCCGGTGGAAGAAGTGGCGAAGGATCCGCAGGCGCTGAAAATGGGTGGCCGTCTGTTCGCCTCCAACTGCTCGGTGTGCCACGGCTCGGATGCCAAGGGCGCGTTCGGCTTCCCTAACCTTGCCGACAAGGACTGGCGTTGGGGCGGCAGTGCCGAGACGATCAAGACCACCATCATGGGTGGCCGGATGGCAGCGATGCCGGCGTGGGGCGAAGTGCTGGGCGAGGCTGGGGTGAAAAACGTCGCCGCCTATGTGCGTCATGAACTGGCGGGGCTGCCACTGCCGGCGGACAACAAGGCTGATCTTCAAGCGGGTCAGCAGGCGTTCAGCACAACCTGCACCGCATGTCACGGGGCAAACGGCCAGGGCACCGAAGCCATGGGCGCCCCGAACCTGACGCACCCGGCCGGTTTCATCTACGGCACCAGCCTGACCCAACTCGAGCAGACCATTCGCCATGGCCGTCAAGGCCACATGCCAGCTCAGAGCGAGCTGCTGGGCAACGATAAAGTGCAATTACTAGCCGCTTATGTGTACAGCCTTAGCAATGGATTGAATACAGAAAAACTGATTACTGAGGACAATAAAAAGTAA
- a CDS encoding alpha/beta family hydrolase: protein MDKQHKASIDGDQWAQCLRDHGWLWDAAVGEASATLILAHGAGAPMDSEWMTDVAGRLAGLGINVLRFEFPYMAQRRVDGSKRPPNPAPKLLECWREVYGLVRLHVAGVLAVGGKSMGGRMASLLADELGADALVCLGYPFYAVGKPEKPRVEHLASLQTRTLIVQGERDALGNRDAVGAYDLSPSIEVTWLAAGDHDLKPLKVSGFTHEQHLASAAQKVAAFLKGVPKS from the coding sequence ATGGACAAACAGCACAAGGCCAGTATTGACGGGGATCAATGGGCGCAGTGCCTGCGGGATCACGGGTGGCTTTGGGATGCCGCTGTTGGGGAGGCTTCGGCGACGCTCATTCTCGCGCATGGGGCGGGGGCGCCGATGGACAGTGAGTGGATGACGGATGTGGCTGGGCGCCTTGCCGGGCTTGGTATCAACGTGTTGCGGTTTGAGTTTCCTTATATGGCGCAGCGGCGGGTTGATGGCAGCAAACGTCCGCCGAATCCGGCGCCGAAGTTGCTGGAATGTTGGCGTGAGGTTTATGGCTTGGTGCGACTTCATGTCGCTGGGGTTTTGGCGGTTGGCGGGAAGTCGATGGGGGGGCGGATGGCCAGTCTGCTTGCCGATGAGCTTGGCGCGGATGCGTTGGTTTGTCTGGGGTATCCGTTTTATGCGGTTGGGAAACCGGAGAAGCCTCGGGTTGAGCATCTGGCTTCTTTGCAGACTCGGACGTTGATTGTTCAGGGGGAGCGGGATGCTCTGGGCAATCGGGACGCTGTCGGGGCTTACGATCTATCGCCGAGTATTGAGGTGACTTGGCTAGCGGCCGGCGATCATGACCTCAAGCCATTGAAGGTTTCCGGGTTTACCCATGAACAGCATTTGGCCAGCGCCGCACAGAAAGTAGCCGCGTTTCTCAAGGGTGTACCGAAATCCTGA
- the ccoO gene encoding cytochrome-c oxidase, cbb3-type subunit II — protein MKHETIEKNVGLLMLLMVFAVSIGGLTQIVPLFFQDVTNKPVEGMKPYTALQLEGRDIYIREGCVGCHSQMIRPFRAETERYGHYSVAGESVWDHPFLWGSKRTGPDLARVGARYSDDWHRAHLYNPRNVVPESKMPAYPWLVTQPVDSSHTETKLKVMRTLGVPYTDDDISGAVASLKGKTEMDALVSYLQVLGTAIKSKR, from the coding sequence ATGAAACACGAAACGATTGAAAAGAACGTCGGCCTGCTGATGCTGCTGATGGTGTTCGCCGTGAGTATCGGCGGCCTGACCCAGATCGTCCCGCTGTTCTTCCAGGACGTGACCAACAAACCGGTGGAAGGCATGAAGCCCTACACCGCGCTGCAACTGGAAGGCCGTGACATCTACATCCGCGAAGGCTGCGTTGGTTGCCACTCGCAGATGATCCGTCCGTTCCGCGCCGAAACCGAACGCTACGGCCACTACTCGGTAGCCGGCGAGAGCGTGTGGGATCACCCGTTCCTGTGGGGCTCGAAACGTACCGGTCCGGACCTGGCCCGGGTTGGCGCGCGCTACTCGGATGACTGGCATCGTGCGCACTTGTACAACCCGCGCAACGTTGTACCGGAATCGAAGATGCCGGCCTACCCATGGCTGGTCACCCAACCGGTCGACAGCAGCCACACCGAAACCAAGCTCAAGGTCATGCGCACCCTCGGCGTGCCGTACACCGACGACGACATCAGCGGCGCGGTGGCCAGCCTCAAGGGCAAGACCGAAATGGACGCCCTCGTCTCCTACCTGCAAGTGCTTGGCACTGCGATCAAGAGCAAGAGGTGA
- a CDS encoding type II toxin-antitoxin system VapC family toxin produces MYLLDTNVISELRKPQADRNVVAWARTVIAPRLFISAITLKELETGVLRMERRDPAQGKVLRTWLKRHVMPAFDARILPVDAAVALRCARIHVPDQANESDALIAATALVHGLTVVTRNVTGFESSGVALINPWE; encoded by the coding sequence ATGTATTTGCTCGACACCAATGTGATTTCCGAGCTGCGCAAACCCCAGGCCGACAGGAACGTTGTCGCCTGGGCCAGAACAGTCATTGCCCCTCGCCTGTTCATCTCGGCCATTACCTTGAAGGAACTGGAGACCGGCGTCCTTCGCATGGAGCGCCGCGACCCGGCTCAAGGCAAGGTTCTGCGCACCTGGCTCAAGCGCCACGTGATGCCAGCCTTCGACGCGCGAATCCTGCCGGTCGATGCCGCCGTCGCCCTGCGCTGCGCCCGCATCCATGTGCCGGATCAAGCCAATGAAAGTGATGCGTTGATCGCAGCGACGGCGCTGGTTCATGGGTTGACCGTCGTTACGCGCAATGTGACCGGCTTTGAATCCAGCGGTGTTGCACTGATCAATCCGTGGGAATGA
- the ccoN gene encoding cytochrome-c oxidase, cbb3-type subunit I, whose amino-acid sequence MSTAISPTAYNYKVVRQFAIMTVVWGILGMGLGVFIASQLVWPELNFGLPWTSFGRLRPLHTNLVIFAFGGCALFATSYYVVQRTCQTRLISDSLAAFTFWGWQAVIVGAIITLPLGYTTTKEYAELEWPLAILLAIVWVTYGLVFFGTITKRKTKHIYVGNWFYGAFIVVTAMLHIVNHMSLPVSLFKSYSAYSGATDAMIQWWYGHNAVGFFLTTGFLGMMYYFVPKQAERPIYSYRLSIVHFWALITLYIWAGPHHLHYTALPDWAQSLGMAMSIILLAPSWGGMINGMMTLSGAWHKLRTDPILRFLVVSLAFYGMSTFEGPMMAIKTVNSLSHYTDWTIGHVHAGALGWVAMISIGAIYHMIPKLFGRAQMHSTGLINAHFWLATIGTVLYIASMWVNGITQGLMWRAINDDGTLTYSFVEALQASHPGYIVRALGGAFFASGMFLMAYNVWRTVRASDPAEAEAAAKIAVVGAH is encoded by the coding sequence ATGAGCACAGCAATCAGTCCGACTGCTTATAACTATAAGGTAGTCCGCCAGTTCGCCATCATGACGGTGGTCTGGGGGATCCTTGGCATGGGGCTCGGTGTCTTCATCGCCTCGCAACTGGTCTGGCCGGAGTTGAATTTCGGTCTGCCGTGGACGAGCTTTGGACGCTTGCGCCCGTTGCACACAAACCTGGTGATTTTCGCCTTCGGTGGTTGTGCACTGTTTGCCACTTCCTACTATGTCGTGCAGCGAACCTGCCAGACGCGACTGATTTCCGACAGCCTCGCGGCCTTCACCTTCTGGGGATGGCAAGCGGTGATCGTCGGCGCGATCATTACCTTGCCGCTGGGTTACACCACCACCAAGGAATACGCGGAACTGGAATGGCCCCTCGCCATTCTGCTGGCCATTGTCTGGGTCACCTACGGTCTGGTGTTCTTCGGCACCATCACCAAGCGCAAGACCAAGCACATCTATGTCGGTAACTGGTTCTACGGTGCGTTCATCGTGGTGACCGCGATGCTGCACATCGTCAACCACATGTCGCTGCCGGTCAGCCTGTTCAAGTCCTACTCGGCTTACTCGGGCGCCACCGACGCGATGATCCAGTGGTGGTACGGCCACAACGCCGTGGGCTTCTTCCTGACCACCGGTTTTCTGGGGATGATGTACTACTTCGTGCCGAAACAGGCCGAACGTCCAATCTACTCGTATCGTCTGTCGATCGTGCACTTCTGGGCGCTGATCACCCTGTACATCTGGGCCGGCCCGCACCACCTGCACTACACCGCGCTGCCGGACTGGGCACAATCGCTGGGCATGGCGATGTCGATCATCCTGCTGGCGCCAAGCTGGGGCGGCATGATCAACGGCATGATGACCCTGTCGGGCGCCTGGCATAAGCTGCGCACCGACCCGATCCTGCGTTTCCTCGTGGTATCGCTGGCGTTCTACGGCATGTCGACCTTCGAAGGTCCGATGATGGCGATCAAGACCGTCAACTCGCTCTCGCACTACACCGACTGGACCATCGGCCACGTACACGCCGGCGCGCTCGGTTGGGTGGCGATGATCTCGATCGGCGCGATCTACCACATGATCCCGAAACTGTTCGGCCGTGCGCAGATGCACAGCACCGGCCTGATCAACGCGCACTTCTGGCTCGCGACCATCGGTACCGTGCTGTACATCGCTTCGATGTGGGTCAACGGCATCACTCAGGGTCTGATGTGGCGTGCAATCAACGACGACGGCACCCTCACCTACTCGTTCGTCGAAGCCCTGCAGGCCAGCCACCCTGGCTACATCGTTCGTGCCCTGGGCGGTGCGTTCTTCGCCAGCGGCATGTTCCTGATGGCCTACAACGTGTGGCGCACCGTTCGCGCCTCGGACCCGGCTGAAGCTGAAGCCGCCGCCAAGATCGCCGTAGTTGGAGCTCACTGA
- the ccoP gene encoding cytochrome-c oxidase, cbb3-type subunit III, translated as MTTFWSLYVTVLSLGTIFSLTWLLLSTRKGQRSEQTDETVGHSFDGIEEYDNPLPKWWFMLFVGTIVFALGYLVLYPGLGNWKGLLPGYNYLDNEKQTAFANGQTGWTGVHEWEKEMARSDAKFGPIFAKFAAMPIEEVAKDPQALKMGGRLFASNCSVCHGSDAKGAYGFPNLTDADWRWGGEPETIKTTIMGGRHAVMPAWAEVIGEQGVADVAAFVLTNLDGRKLPEGTKADPANGQKLFAANCVACHGPEGKGTPAMGAPNLTHPAAFIYGSSFAQLQQTIRYGRQGQMPAQEQLQGNDKVHLLAAYVYSLSHGEKPAEAEAQ; from the coding sequence ATGACTACATTCTGGAGTCTGTACGTCACAGTCCTCAGTCTCGGTACGATCTTTTCCCTGACCTGGCTGTTGCTGTCGACCCGCAAGGGCCAGCGCAGCGAACAGACGGACGAGACGGTCGGCCACTCCTTCGACGGGATCGAGGAGTACGACAACCCGCTGCCGAAATGGTGGTTCATGCTGTTCGTGGGCACCATCGTGTTCGCATTGGGTTATCTGGTGCTGTACCCGGGACTGGGCAACTGGAAAGGTCTGCTGCCGGGCTACAACTACCTCGATAACGAGAAGCAGACGGCGTTCGCCAACGGCCAGACCGGCTGGACCGGCGTTCACGAGTGGGAAAAGGAAATGGCTCGCTCGGACGCCAAGTTCGGTCCGATCTTCGCCAAGTTCGCTGCGATGCCGATCGAAGAAGTGGCCAAGGACCCGCAAGCCCTGAAGATGGGGGGCCGCCTGTTCGCCTCCAACTGCTCGGTCTGCCACGGTTCCGACGCCAAGGGCGCTTATGGCTTCCCTAACCTGACCGACGCCGACTGGCGCTGGGGCGGCGAACCGGAAACCATCAAGACCACCATCATGGGCGGTCGTCACGCCGTGATGCCGGCCTGGGCTGAAGTGATCGGTGAACAAGGCGTGGCCGACGTGGCCGCGTTCGTGCTGACCAATCTGGATGGCCGCAAGCTGCCGGAAGGCACCAAGGCAGATCCGGCCAACGGCCAGAAACTGTTCGCCGCCAACTGCGTGGCGTGCCACGGTCCGGAGGGCAAAGGCACCCCGGCAATGGGCGCCCCGAACCTGACCCACCCGGCCGCGTTTATCTACGGTTCGAGCTTCGCGCAACTGCAGCAGACCATCCGTTACGGCCGTCAGGGCCAGATGCCTGCCCAGGAACAACTGCAAGGCAACGACAAGGTTCACCTGCTGGCGGCTTACGTTTACAGCCTGTCCCACGGTGAAAAACCAGCGGAAGCCGAGGCCCAGTAA
- a CDS encoding type II toxin-antitoxin system Phd/YefM family antitoxin: MAITTISSREFNQDTSSAKKAARNGPVIITDRGKPAHVLLSIEEYEKLTGLNASIVDLLVMPEAADIEFETERAVITHRPVDLS; the protein is encoded by the coding sequence ATGGCCATCACCACCATTTCCAGCCGCGAATTCAATCAGGACACAAGCAGTGCCAAAAAAGCCGCGCGCAACGGGCCGGTAATCATCACCGACCGTGGCAAGCCCGCCCACGTACTGCTAAGCATCGAGGAGTACGAAAAACTCACCGGCCTCAACGCGAGCATTGTCGATCTGCTGGTCATGCCTGAAGCGGCAGACATCGAGTTCGAAACCGAGCGTGCCGTAATCACTCACCGCCCCGTGGATCTGTCCTGA
- a CDS encoding FixH family protein, translated as MPAANAASPWYKHLWPWIIIGILACSVTLTLSMVTIAVNNPDNLVNDNYYEAGKGINRSLDRELLAQTLKMRAAVHLDDVTGEVDLRLSGDSQPKTLELNLISPTQPEKDRKIVLARSETETGRYIGQLSDKIEGRRFVELLGTQDDHVWRMFEEELVSHDKDLLLGDEPLQGAEDLKK; from the coding sequence ATGCCCGCAGCAAACGCCGCAAGTCCCTGGTACAAGCACCTTTGGCCATGGATCATCATCGGGATTCTGGCCTGTTCGGTGACCCTGACGCTGTCCATGGTGACCATCGCGGTGAACAACCCGGACAACCTGGTCAACGACAACTACTACGAGGCCGGCAAGGGCATCAACCGTTCGCTGGATCGTGAGCTGCTGGCGCAGACTCTGAAGATGCGCGCCGCCGTGCATCTGGATGACGTCACCGGTGAAGTCGACCTGCGCCTGAGCGGCGACAGCCAGCCGAAAACCCTGGAACTGAACCTGATCTCGCCGACCCAGCCGGAGAAGGATCGCAAGATCGTCCTGGCGCGCAGCGAGACTGAAACGGGCCGCTATATTGGCCAGTTGAGCGACAAGATCGAAGGCCGGCGTTTTGTTGAATTGCTGGGTACTCAGGACGATCACGTGTGGCGGATGTTCGAGGAAGAGCTGGTCAGCCACGACAAAGATTTGTTGCTGGGTGATGAGCCGCTGCAAGGCGCCGAAGACCTGAAGAAGTGA
- the ccoN gene encoding cytochrome-c oxidase, cbb3-type subunit I: MNTSISTAYNYKVVRQFAIMTVVWGIVGMGLGVFLAAQLVWPELNFNLPWTSFGRLRPLHTNAVIFAFGGCALFASSFYSVQRTCQTQLFAPKIAAFCFWGWQLVILLAAISLPLGYTSSKEYAELEWPIDILITIVWVAYAIVFFGTIMQRKTKHIYVGNWFFGAFIITVAILHIVNNLELPVSFTKSYSVYAGATDAMVQWWYGHNAVGFFLTAGFLGMMYYFVPKQAERPVYSYRLSIVHFWALITLYIWAGPHHLHYTALPDWAQSLGMVMSLVLLAPSWGGMINGMMTLSGAWHKLRSDPILRFLVVSLAFYGMSTFEGPMMAIKTVNALSHYTDWTIGHVHAGALGWVAMISIGALYHMIPKIFGKEQMHSIGLINAHFWLATIGTVLYIASMWVNGIAQGLMWRAVNEDGTLTYSFVETLVASHPGFVVRLIGGAIFLSGMFLMAYNTWRTVRASQPADVVAAAQMA; the protein is encoded by the coding sequence ATGAACACTTCTATCAGTACCGCCTACAACTACAAGGTGGTCCGCCAATTCGCCATTATGACGGTGGTGTGGGGCATCGTCGGCATGGGGCTCGGGGTTTTTCTCGCGGCTCAATTGGTCTGGCCCGAACTCAACTTCAACCTGCCGTGGACCAGCTTCGGACGCCTGCGCCCGCTGCACACCAACGCGGTGATCTTCGCGTTCGGCGGCTGTGCCTTGTTCGCCAGTTCGTTCTACTCGGTGCAGCGCACCTGCCAGACCCAATTGTTTGCGCCGAAAATCGCCGCCTTCTGCTTCTGGGGCTGGCAACTGGTGATCCTGCTGGCAGCCATCAGCCTGCCGCTGGGTTACACCAGTTCCAAGGAATACGCCGAGCTGGAATGGCCGATCGACATCCTGATCACCATCGTCTGGGTCGCCTACGCCATCGTGTTCTTCGGCACGATCATGCAGCGCAAGACCAAGCACATTTATGTGGGCAACTGGTTCTTCGGCGCGTTCATCATCACCGTGGCGATTCTGCACATCGTCAACAACCTTGAGTTGCCGGTGAGTTTCACCAAGTCCTACTCGGTGTACGCCGGTGCAACCGACGCGATGGTGCAATGGTGGTACGGCCACAACGCCGTAGGCTTTTTCCTCACCGCCGGTTTCCTCGGGATGATGTACTACTTCGTGCCGAAACAGGCCGAACGTCCGGTGTATTCGTATCGCCTGTCGATCGTGCACTTCTGGGCACTGATCACCCTGTACATCTGGGCCGGCCCGCACCACTTGCACTACACCGCGCTGCCGGACTGGGCGCAGTCGCTGGGCATGGTGATGTCGCTGGTTCTGCTGGCACCGAGCTGGGGCGGCATGATCAACGGCATGATGACTCTCTCGGGCGCCTGGCATAAGTTGCGCAGCGACCCGATCCTGCGCTTCCTGGTGGTGTCGCTGGCGTTCTACGGCATGTCGACCTTCGAAGGTCCGATGATGGCGATCAAGACGGTGAACGCCCTCTCCCACTACACCGACTGGACCATTGGCCACGTACACGCCGGCGCGCTCGGCTGGGTGGCGATGATTTCCATCGGGGCGCTGTACCACATGATCCCGAAAATCTTCGGCAAAGAGCAGATGCACAGCATCGGCCTGATCAACGCGCACTTCTGGCTCGCGACCATCGGCACCGTGCTCTACATCGCTTCGATGTGGGTCAACGGCATCGCCCAGGGCCTGATGTGGCGTGCGGTGAACGAGGACGGCACGCTGACCTACTCCTTCGTCGAAACCCTGGTGGCCAGCCACCCTGGCTTCGTCGTGCGGCTGATTGGCGGGGCGATCTTCCTCAGCGGCATGTTCCTGATGGCTTACAACACCTGGCGCACCGTGCGGGCCTCGCAGCCTGCTGACGTCGTTGCTGCCGCGCAGATGGCCTGA
- the ccoO gene encoding cytochrome-c oxidase, cbb3-type subunit II, translated as MKHEAVEKNIGLLAFFMVIAVSVGGLTQIVPLFFQDVTNKPVEGMKPRTALELEGRDVYIANGCVGCHSQMIRPFRAETERYGHYSVAGESVWDHPFLWGSKRTGPDLARVGGRYSDDWQRAHLYNPRNVVPESKMPAYPFLVENKLDGKDTAKKMEVLRTLGVPYTDEDIAGAKDAVKGKTEMDALVAYLQGLGTIIKSKR; from the coding sequence ATGAAGCATGAAGCTGTCGAGAAGAATATTGGCCTGCTGGCCTTCTTCATGGTCATCGCCGTCAGCGTCGGTGGCCTGACCCAAATCGTTCCGCTGTTCTTCCAGGACGTCACCAACAAGCCGGTCGAAGGCATGAAGCCGCGCACCGCCCTTGAACTGGAAGGCCGCGACGTTTACATCGCCAACGGCTGTGTCGGCTGCCACTCGCAGATGATCCGTCCGTTCCGTGCCGAAACCGAACGCTACGGCCACTACTCGGTCGCCGGTGAAAGCGTCTGGGATCACCCGTTCCTGTGGGGTTCCAAACGTACCGGCCCGGACCTGGCCCGCGTCGGCGGTCGTTACTCCGATGACTGGCAGCGTGCGCACTTGTACAACCCGCGCAACGTGGTGCCTGAGTCGAAAATGCCGGCCTACCCGTTCCTCGTAGAAAACAAGCTCGACGGCAAAGACACAGCCAAGAAAATGGAAGTGTTGCGCACGCTCGGCGTCCCTTACACCGACGAAGACATTGCCGGTGCAAAAGACGCTGTGAAGGGTAAAACCGAAATGGACGCGCTGGTGGCCTATCTGCAAGGCCTGGGCACCATCATCAAAAGCAAACGGTGA
- a CDS encoding CcoQ/FixQ family Cbb3-type cytochrome c oxidase assembly chaperone encodes MDIGMIRGLGTVVVMVAFIGLALWVFSPKRKSEFEDATLLPFADDPEAIKHVEQASRSNKE; translated from the coding sequence ATGGATATCGGGATGATTCGAGGCCTGGGCACCGTTGTCGTGATGGTTGCCTTCATCGGCCTGGCGTTGTGGGTGTTCAGCCCCAAGCGCAAGTCGGAGTTTGAAGACGCGACCTTGCTGCCCTTCGCGGATGATCCCGAAGCCATCAAGCACGTCGAGCAAGCTTCTAGGAGTAACAAAGAATGA
- a CDS encoding DUF6124 family protein, which produces MFKATPNPPETDSIPYDAALEAENIKTATERAINHYLDPGAQKTSKPSRKPGKIYLVNPTMDDETLLVEACETLSSASDMARDLGNTVDPSQRKAMQILQQVIMLSELLVNRVLDNHHVSR; this is translated from the coding sequence ATGTTCAAAGCCACACCAAACCCACCAGAAACCGATTCAATCCCCTACGACGCCGCACTCGAAGCCGAAAACATAAAAACGGCCACCGAGCGGGCGATCAATCATTACCTCGATCCTGGGGCACAGAAGACGTCCAAGCCATCGCGCAAGCCGGGCAAGATCTATCTGGTCAACCCAACCATGGATGACGAAACGCTGCTGGTCGAAGCGTGCGAAACGCTGTCGTCGGCCAGTGACATGGCCCGGGACCTCGGCAACACCGTCGATCCGTCGCAGCGCAAGGCGATGCAGATTCTGCAGCAGGTCATCATGCTGAGTGAGCTGCTGGTCAATCGTGTGCTGGATAACCATCACGTCTCGCGGTAG
- a CDS encoding cbb3-type cytochrome oxidase subunit 3: MVIEMSAGLIRGLGTVVVFVAFVGLTLWVFNRKRTPEFAEARLLPFADEPQPDPTQASETRSTRP, encoded by the coding sequence ATGGTCATTGAAATGAGCGCGGGCCTCATACGAGGCCTCGGCACGGTCGTGGTGTTCGTGGCCTTCGTCGGCCTGACCCTGTGGGTGTTCAACCGCAAGCGCACGCCGGAATTCGCCGAAGCGCGCCTGCTGCCGTTTGCCGACGAGCCGCAACCCGACCCAACCCAAGCATCTGAAACAAGGAGTACCCGGCCATGA